One segment of Apus apus isolate bApuApu2 chromosome 1, bApuApu2.pri.cur, whole genome shotgun sequence DNA contains the following:
- the LPAR5 gene encoding lysophosphatidic acid receptor 5: MSASNVSQTCKDYSFNHHLLLPGYILIFITGLMLNVMALWIFIRYLRLKSVVMIYMFNLAVSDLTFTLPLPLRLYYYSNHHWPFGNTLCQVSGSVFQINMYGSCLFLLCINLDRYVAIVHPLRWRHLRRPKVAKLLCLIVWVVIFLGSIPTAIVHKQNLCEVQNQTISLCFESFSDNIWQNNLFPLVILAEILGFLLPLSCVTYCSIRIFQELCQGSQTKTLRQQKTVRLLLVNLVIFIICFVPYNTTLAVYGMIKARVLKVEPETKNSVRQVLITTMLLASMNCTLDPLIYYFSTEGFRNTFKKLRRGQAWDSDTGTLRNQVVENKSIQAHAVSKLKQFPAKNFIRPDESLPSLPTAVFLNGPIEDSEI, from the coding sequence ATGTCAGCTTCCAATGTGTCTCAGACATGCAAGGATTACAGCTTcaaccaccacctcctcctgcctggctaCATCCTGATATTCATTACGGGTCTGATGCTGAACGTGATGGCCCTGTGGATCTTCATCCGCTACCTGCGCCTGAAGTCTGTGGTGATGATCTACATGTTCAACCTGGCCGTCAGCGACCTCACCTTCACCCTCCCTCTGCCACTGCGACTCTACTACTACTCCAACCACCACTGGCCCTTTGGTAATACCCTGTGCCAGGTCTCCGGCTCTGTCTTCCAGATCAACATGTACGGtagctgcctcttcctcctgtgCATCAACCTGGATCGCTACGTTGCCATCGTCCACCCGCTCCGCTGGCGGCATCTGCGGCGCCCCAAGGTGGCCAAGCTCCTTTGCCTGATTGTCTGGGTGGTGATCTTCCTGGGCTCCATCCCCACAGCCATCGTCCACAAGCAAAACCTCTGTGAGGTCCAGAACCAGaccatttctctctgctttgaaaGCTTTAGTGACAACATATGGCAGAATAACCTCTTCCCCCTAGTTATCCTGGCTGAAATCTTGGGCTTTCTCCTGCCTCTCAGCTGTGTGACATACTGCTCGATCCGGATCTTTCAGGagctctgccagggcagccAGACAAAGACCCTGCGGCAGCAGAAGACTGTCCGTCTCCTCTTGGTCAACCTGGTCATCTTCATCATCTGCTTTGTGCCCTACAACACCACCCTGGCAGTTTATGGGATGATAAAGGCCCGGGTGCTGAAGGTTGAGCCGGAAACAAAGAACTCCGTACGCCAGGTGTTAATTACGACGATGCTGTTGGCCAGCATGAACTGCACCCTGGACCCTTTGATCTACTACTTCAGTACCGAGGGGTTCCGTAACACCTTCAAGAAACTGCGGCGGGGACAAGCCTGGGACTCGGATACAGGGACCCTTAGGAATCAGGTTGTGGAGAACAAGTCAATCCAAGCCCATGCTGTCTCAAAACTAAAACAGTTCCCAGCCAAAAACTTTATCCGTCCCGACGAATCTTTGCCATCACTTCCTACTGCAGTATTTTTGAATGGCCCTATTGAGGACTCAGAAATATAA
- the LOC127383194 gene encoding protein Wnt-4a-like: protein MSAQFLVRSLTLKSLQLFAASSCTFYPGLFLAKQPSLWAVLRDPRGCEGLRGLAEEQVRVCQRQVAAMGAVKRGAELAVQECQHQFLSRRWNCSPLQGLSKVAIQGTQEAAFIHAVAAAGVAFAVTHACSRGELEECGCDRRIRGASPEGFQWSGCSDNLSHGIAFSQAFVDSPERSRGIFSSRVLMNLHNNEAGRKALLAHMKVECKCHGVSGSCEVRTCWKAMPPFRKVGNVLKEKFKGATEVQSKRVGSRKLLVPKSSHFKPYTAHDLVYLLASPDFCQRDPRRGVLGTSGRPCNWTSPGTGGCELLCCGRGFRTAQAEVVERCSCKFRWCCSVKCQQCRHLVEVHSCL, encoded by the exons ATGTCAGCACAATTCCTGGTTAGA TCACTCACTCTTAAATCTCTGCAGCTCTTCGCAGCCAGCTCTT GCACTTTTTATCCAG GACT GTTCCTGGCAAAGCAGCCTTCTCTCTGGGCAGTCCTCCGGGACCCCAGGGGCTGTGAGGGCCTGAgggggctggcagaggagcaggtcCGTGTCTGCCAGCGGCAGGTGGCAGCCATGGGCGCGGTGAAGCGCGGCGCGGAGCTCGCTGTCCAGGAGTGCCAGCACCAGTTCCTCTCTCGCCGCTGGAACTGCTCCCCGCTGCAGGGCCTGAGCAAGGTTGCCATCCAAG GCACGCAGGAGGCTGCTTTCATCCACGccgtggctgctgctggagtggCCTTTGCTGTCACCCATGCCTGCAGCCGCGGGGAGCTGGAGGAGTGTGGCTGCGACCGCAGGATCCGAGGAGCCAGCCCCGAAG gtTTCCAGTGGTCGGGCTGCTCTGATAACCTGTCTCATGGGATCGCCTTCTCTCAAGCCTTCGTAGACAGCCCTGAGAGGAGCCGCGGCATCTTCTCCAGCCGAGTGCTGATGAACCTCCACAACAACGAGGCTGGGAGGAAG gctcTCCTGGCCCACATGAAGGTGGAGTGCAAGTGCCATGGCGTGTCGGGCTCCTGCGAGGTGCGCACGTGCTGGAAGGCCATGCCTCCTTTCCGCAAGGTGGGCAACGTCCTCAAGGAGAAGTTCAAGGGGGCAACGGAGGTTCAGTCCAAGCGGGTTGGCTCCCGCAAGCTCCTGGTGCCCAAGAGCTCTCACTTCAAGCCCTACACAGCTCACGACCTGGTTTACCTGCTGGCCAGCCCAGACTTCTGCCAGCGGGACCCCCGGCGAGGGGTGTTGGGCACCTCTGGGCGGCCGTGCAACTGGACATCCCCGGGCACGGGGGGCTGCGAGCTCCTCTGCTGTGGCCGGGGCTTCCGGACAGCCCAGGCAGAGGTGGTGGAGAGGTGCAGCTGCAAGTTCCGCTGGTGCTGCTCCGTCAAGTGCCAGCAGTGCCGGCACCTGGTGGAGGTGCACAGCTGCCTCTGA